In Amblyraja radiata isolate CabotCenter1 chromosome 28, sAmbRad1.1.pri, whole genome shotgun sequence, one DNA window encodes the following:
- the LOC116989128 gene encoding probable G-protein coupled receptor 139 produces MASADLLVVILDLIMRHIPIVYEEQFIFLESIPVCNIHAVLLYAATDCSVWFTVTFTFDRFVAICCQKFKSKYCTEQTAASVIATVTVLSCLKNVFWYFMLTGVYMLDNLPWFCWGRNGVVSSPAWGAIEFLHYLITPVGAFIVILLLNVLTVRRILVASRARKRLRAQGNVDSCRDPEMESRRKSIIVLLFISGNFILLWAAFVVFSIWMRIYCLWAITEFPPYSVQELGFMLQLLSCCTNTGLYAVTQTKFRQQLKDMVKRPVSFLTKCIIR; encoded by the coding sequence ATGGCGTCTGCCGATCTGCTGGTAGTGATCCTGGACTTAATAATGAGGCACATTCCGATAGTTTATGAAGAACAGTTTATTTTTCTTGAGTCAATCCCggtgtgtaatatccacgccgtCCTGCTCTATGCAGCCACCGACTGTTCGGTCTGGTTTACCGTCACTTTCACTTTTGATcgttttgtggccatttgttgccagaagttcAAATCTAAATACTGCACCGAGCAGACTGCGGCCTCTGTTATCGCGACCGTAACTGTGCTAAGTTGTTTAAAGAACGTGTTTTGGTATTTTATGCTGACTGGCGTTTACATGCTCGATAatcttccttggttttgctggggaAGAAACGGCGTCGTATCCTCGCCTGCATGGGGGGCAATTGAATTTCTTCATTATCTCATCACTCCTGTGGGTGCGTTCATTGTCATACTCTTGCTTAACGTATTGACTGTCAGACGTATTCTAGTGGCGAGCAGAGCCCGCAAGAGACTCCGTGCTCAAGGCAATGTGGATAGTTGCCGAGACCCagagatggagagccgcaggaagTCTATCATTGTGTTACTCTtcatctcggggaatttcatTCTGCTCTGGGCCGCATTTGTCGTGTTTTCCATTTGGATGCGAATCTATTGTTTGTGGGCTATCACTGAATTCCCACCTTATTCTGTGCAAGAACTCGGCTTTATGCTTCAGCTCCTGAGTTGCTGCACAAACACTGGTCTTTACGCCGTGACACAAACCAagttcaggcagcaactgaaggaTATGGTGAAACGTCCCGTCAGTTTCCTTACAAAATGCATAATAAGGTGA